From Amycolatopsis sp. cg9, one genomic window encodes:
- a CDS encoding ribosomal protein L7/L12 has product MPPWAVVVVLLAIFAGAVGVKVTRSATLAGADLEEGVIAAFEDLRLTATAVVEGTGGRALRYPVAGLSARVEIRSAEHSRVTVPRVLLLGLLALAVKKRGYESEAHLVVEGPGMTVERAVSLRKRPDAAAAGREFAARLNQLGGQPGAGDTTRSGPPDDRERFDVALLDAGARQVEVVRVVRRLVRGIGLLDAKELVTGTPSILLEQVPEPQAEAARDELEKAGAAVELL; this is encoded by the coding sequence ATGCCACCGTGGGCCGTAGTCGTAGTCCTCCTCGCGATCTTCGCCGGGGCAGTGGGCGTGAAGGTGACGCGTTCCGCGACGCTGGCGGGCGCGGACCTCGAAGAGGGGGTCATCGCGGCCTTCGAAGACCTGCGGCTGACCGCGACCGCCGTCGTCGAAGGCACCGGTGGCCGCGCGCTGCGCTACCCGGTGGCGGGCCTGTCCGCGCGAGTCGAGATCCGGAGCGCCGAACACAGCCGGGTCACCGTGCCGAGGGTGCTGCTGCTCGGGCTCCTGGCGCTGGCCGTCAAGAAACGGGGCTACGAGAGCGAAGCCCACCTCGTCGTCGAAGGCCCCGGGATGACGGTCGAACGGGCGGTCAGCCTCCGGAAGCGCCCGGACGCGGCCGCGGCGGGCCGGGAGTTCGCCGCGCGGCTGAACCAGCTCGGCGGGCAGCCCGGCGCCGGTGACACCACGCGTTCCGGGCCGCCGGACGACCGCGAACGGTTCGACGTCGCGCTGCTCGACGCCGGTGCGCGCCAGGTCGAGGTCGTCCGGGTGGTCCGCCGTCTCGTGCGGGGCATCGGCTTGCTCGACGCCAAGGAACTGGTCACCGGCACTCCGTCGATCCTGCTGGAGCAGGTGCCGGAGCCCCAGGCCGAAGCGGCCCGTGACGAGCTCGAGAAGGCCGGGGCCGCCGTCGAACTGCTGTGA
- a CDS encoding DUF1653 domain-containing protein, producing the protein MLPGRYVHYKGGEYEVLGVARHSETEEELVVYRALYGERGLWVRPKAMFTETVPTDGGPVPRFRRVES; encoded by the coding sequence GTGCTCCCCGGGCGGTACGTCCACTACAAGGGCGGGGAGTACGAGGTGCTCGGCGTGGCCCGGCACAGCGAGACCGAGGAAGAGCTCGTGGTGTACCGGGCGCTGTACGGCGAGCGCGGGCTGTGGGTGCGCCCGAAGGCGATGTTCACCGAGACGGTACCGACGGACGGTGGCCCGGTGCCGCGCTTCCGCCGCGTGGAGAGCTGA
- the nucS gene encoding endonuclease NucS, with protein MRLVIARCQVDYAGRLTAHLPMATRLLLAKSDGSVSVHSDDRAYKPLNWMSPPCWLIEDGKLWIVENKQGEKLVISIDEVFHDYTQALGAEPGLQKDGVEAHLQELLAEHIKTLGDGYTLVRREFPTAIGPVDIMARDADGRSVAVEIKRRGEIDGVEQLTRYLELLNRDPLLAPVQGVFAAQIIKPQARTLAEDRGIRCLTLDYDELRGIESDEFRLF; from the coding sequence GTGCGTCTCGTGATCGCGCGGTGCCAGGTCGACTACGCCGGCCGGCTCACCGCCCACCTGCCGATGGCCACCCGCCTGCTGCTCGCGAAGTCCGACGGCTCGGTGTCGGTCCACTCCGACGACCGCGCGTACAAGCCGTTGAACTGGATGAGCCCACCCTGCTGGCTGATCGAGGACGGCAAGCTCTGGATCGTCGAGAACAAGCAGGGCGAGAAGCTGGTGATCTCGATCGACGAGGTCTTCCACGACTACACCCAGGCCCTCGGCGCGGAACCGGGCCTGCAGAAGGACGGCGTCGAGGCACACCTGCAGGAACTGCTGGCCGAGCACATCAAGACCCTCGGCGACGGCTACACCCTGGTCCGCCGCGAATTCCCGACGGCGATCGGCCCGGTCGACATCATGGCCCGCGACGCCGACGGCCGTTCGGTGGCGGTGGAGATCAAGCGCCGCGGCGAAATCGACGGCGTCGAGCAGCTGACGCGCTACCTGGAGCTGCTCAACCGCGACCCGCTGCTGGCCCCGGTGCAGGGCGTGTTCGCGGCCCAGATCATCAAGCCGCAGGCCCGGACCCTGGCGGAGGACCGCGGCATCCGGTGCCTGACCCTGGACTACGACGAGCTGCGCGGCATCGAGTCCGACGAGTTCAGGCTGTTCTGA
- a CDS encoding NUDIX domain-containing protein: MDPIQRVASREVYRNNWMTVREDEIRRPDGSPGIFGVIDKPAYALVIPQDGDRFRLVEQFRYPVGERRWEFPQGTAPDRADVPPAELAARELREETGLRAGSMVVLGKLDVAPGMSSQRGWVFLATDITEGEPERELEEQDMRSAWFPRADVEKMILAGEITDAQSVAAWAQLMLYERLRP, from the coding sequence GTGGACCCCATTCAGCGTGTCGCGTCCCGCGAGGTGTACCGGAACAACTGGATGACCGTGCGGGAGGACGAAATCCGCCGCCCGGACGGCTCGCCGGGCATCTTCGGCGTGATCGACAAACCCGCGTACGCGCTCGTCATCCCCCAGGACGGCGACCGGTTCCGGCTGGTCGAGCAGTTCCGCTACCCGGTCGGCGAGCGCCGCTGGGAGTTCCCGCAGGGCACCGCGCCCGACCGGGCCGACGTGCCGCCCGCCGAGCTCGCCGCGCGCGAGCTGCGCGAGGAAACCGGGCTGCGGGCCGGTTCGATGGTCGTGCTCGGCAAGCTCGACGTCGCGCCCGGCATGAGCAGCCAGCGCGGCTGGGTGTTCCTCGCCACGGACATCACCGAGGGCGAACCCGAGCGCGAGCTCGAAGAGCAGGACATGCGCAGCGCGTGGTTCCCGCGCGCCGACGTCGAGAAGATGATCCTCGCCGGGGAGATCACCGACGCGCAATCGGTCGCCGCGTGGGCCCAGCTCATGCTGTACGAGCGGCTCCGGCCTTGA
- a CDS encoding DUF2867 domain-containing protein, whose amino-acid sequence MTEPFLDGADYVEFKEIASDNSLREFVAGVFGWSPWWVKGLFGVRYLLAKALRLDTASVPRTGRLRPEDVGFAPGDRVAFFTVRAGDPERYLVAGVDDSHLTGYLTVEAVPRGFRLGTIVQFHNRVGPAYFAVIKPFHHLVIRGMLKAGAARTA is encoded by the coding sequence ATGACCGAGCCTTTTCTCGACGGCGCCGACTACGTGGAATTCAAGGAGATCGCGAGCGACAACAGCCTGCGCGAGTTCGTCGCGGGCGTGTTCGGCTGGTCGCCGTGGTGGGTGAAGGGACTCTTCGGCGTCCGGTACCTGCTCGCCAAGGCCCTGCGGCTGGACACCGCGTCGGTCCCGCGGACCGGCCGGCTCCGGCCCGAAGACGTCGGGTTCGCGCCCGGCGACCGGGTCGCGTTCTTCACCGTCCGCGCCGGGGATCCGGAGCGCTACCTGGTCGCGGGCGTGGACGACAGTCACCTGACCGGGTACCTGACGGTCGAAGCGGTGCCCCGCGGGTTCCGGCTCGGCACGATCGTGCAGTTCCACAACCGCGTCGGACCGGCCTACTTCGCGGTGATCAAGCCGTTCCACCACCTCGTCATCCGCGGGATGCTCAAGGCCGGAGCCGCTCGTACAGCATGA
- a CDS encoding TetR/AcrR family transcriptional regulator, with the protein MAGKRDWLDAGLVLLAEQGAPAVTIERLAERLGLSKGSFYHHFKGMGGFRTALLEHFEAERTTRFVEQAEAAEGDRLGALLKLVLAPGPGPELEIAVRAWALQDVEARAVQERVDRTRVAYLTEISGDADLAQALYLVVVGAGQVVPPLSGRQLKSALELVLGRRK; encoded by the coding sequence ATGGCGGGAAAACGGGACTGGCTGGACGCGGGGCTGGTGCTGCTGGCGGAGCAGGGCGCGCCGGCGGTGACGATCGAGCGGCTGGCCGAGCGGCTCGGCCTGTCGAAGGGCTCGTTCTACCACCACTTCAAGGGCATGGGCGGCTTCCGCACCGCCCTGCTGGAGCACTTCGAGGCCGAACGCACGACCCGCTTCGTGGAGCAGGCCGAAGCGGCGGAGGGCGACCGGCTGGGCGCTCTGCTGAAGCTCGTCCTCGCGCCGGGACCCGGTCCGGAGCTGGAGATCGCCGTCCGGGCGTGGGCTCTGCAGGACGTCGAAGCGCGGGCGGTCCAGGAGCGCGTCGACCGGACCCGCGTGGCCTACCTGACCGAGATCAGCGGCGACGCCGATCTCGCGCAGGCGCTGTACCTGGTGGTCGTCGGCGCCGGGCAGGTCGTGCCCCCGCTGTCCGGCCGTCAGCTCAAGAGCGCGCTGGAACTCGTTCTGGGGAGACGGAAATGA
- a CDS encoding enoyl-CoA hydratase-related protein, with translation MTEYEHILVKRDGGTVTITMNRAARRNSLSADHLAELLAAFHEAGTSDATGIVLAGAGPVFSAGHDFGDVAARDLMGVRELLTLCTDLMKTMESVPQVVIARVHGLATAAGCQLVASCDLAVAAESAGFALPGGKGGWFCHTPAVPVARSIGRKRLMELALTGDVIDAPTALDWGLVNRVVPDEQLDDAVAELLGRATRGSRASKSMGKVTLYAQLDRPEADAYAIALEVMAAASQLPGAREGMAAFLEKRKPSWPD, from the coding sequence ATGACCGAGTACGAGCACATCCTGGTCAAGCGGGACGGCGGCACCGTCACGATCACGATGAACCGAGCGGCGCGGCGCAACTCGCTGTCCGCGGACCACCTGGCGGAGCTGCTCGCGGCGTTCCACGAGGCGGGGACGTCCGACGCGACCGGCATCGTGCTGGCCGGCGCGGGCCCGGTGTTCTCCGCCGGCCACGACTTCGGCGACGTCGCCGCGCGCGACCTGATGGGCGTGCGCGAGCTGCTGACGCTGTGCACGGACCTGATGAAGACGATGGAGTCCGTGCCGCAGGTCGTCATCGCGCGGGTGCACGGCCTGGCCACGGCGGCGGGCTGTCAGCTCGTGGCGTCGTGCGACCTCGCCGTGGCCGCCGAATCGGCGGGCTTCGCGCTCCCCGGCGGCAAGGGCGGCTGGTTCTGCCACACGCCGGCGGTGCCGGTGGCGCGCTCCATCGGCCGCAAGCGGCTGATGGAGCTGGCGCTGACCGGCGACGTCATCGACGCGCCCACCGCGCTCGACTGGGGCCTGGTCAACCGCGTCGTCCCGGACGAGCAGCTCGACGACGCCGTCGCGGAGCTGCTCGGGCGGGCGACCCGCGGCAGCCGTGCGAGCAAGTCGATGGGCAAGGTCACGCTCTACGCCCAGCTCGACCGGCCCGAGGCCGACGCGTACGCGATCGCGCTGGAGGTCATGGCCGCGGCGTCGCAGCTGCCCGGCGCGCGCGAAGGCATGGCGGCGTTCCTGGAGAAGCGCAAGCCTTCCTGGCCCGACTGA
- a CDS encoding GlxA family transcriptional regulator has product MRTIGVLLLPGTRMFDLAVIGEVWGQDRTDSGIGPFTVRLCSGRRARTAVSPFGNVAATHGLAGLDGCDLVLAPGRDDPLAAVPAAAASALRRAHRDGRTVAGLCSGAFTLAAAGLLDGRPATTHWRDLDALARVAPRADLRRDVLYTDDGGVLTSAGVVGGLDLCLYLVRRDHGAEVAATLARRLVMPPAREGGQRQYVDNPLPPAASQPGMASTMDWALARLGSGIGVEDLVGHARMSERTFHREFAAAAGVTPGRWLRVQRVRYAQRLLETTELPVERVAERSGLGTAANLRRRMRAEVGVGPDSYRRTFRTVTVGA; this is encoded by the coding sequence ATGCGCACCATCGGCGTTCTGCTGCTGCCCGGCACCCGGATGTTCGACCTCGCGGTGATCGGCGAGGTCTGGGGCCAGGACCGGACCGACAGCGGGATCGGCCCGTTCACCGTCCGGCTGTGCAGCGGCCGCCGGGCGCGCACCGCCGTCTCGCCGTTCGGTAACGTCGCGGCGACGCACGGCCTGGCCGGGCTCGACGGCTGCGACCTCGTGCTGGCGCCCGGCCGCGACGACCCCCTCGCCGCGGTGCCCGCGGCGGCGGCGAGCGCGCTGCGGCGGGCGCACCGGGACGGGCGGACCGTCGCCGGGCTGTGCTCCGGCGCGTTCACGCTGGCCGCCGCCGGGCTCCTCGACGGCCGCCCGGCGACCACGCACTGGCGCGACCTCGACGCGCTGGCCCGCGTCGCACCGCGGGCCGACCTCCGGCGGGACGTGCTCTACACCGACGACGGCGGCGTCCTGACGTCCGCGGGTGTCGTCGGTGGCCTCGACCTCTGCCTGTACCTGGTCCGGCGCGACCACGGCGCGGAGGTCGCCGCGACGCTCGCCCGCCGCCTGGTGATGCCCCCGGCCCGGGAGGGCGGGCAGCGGCAGTACGTCGACAACCCGTTGCCCCCGGCCGCTTCCCAGCCCGGCATGGCGTCCACAATGGACTGGGCGCTGGCGCGGCTCGGATCCGGGATCGGCGTCGAGGACCTCGTCGGGCACGCGCGGATGAGTGAGCGCACGTTCCACCGCGAGTTCGCCGCGGCCGCCGGCGTGACGCCCGGGCGCTGGCTGCGCGTGCAGCGCGTCCGGTACGCGCAGCGGCTGCTGGAGACGACGGAGCTGCCGGTGGAGCGCGTGGCCGAGCGCTCGGGCCTGGGCACGGCGGCGAACCTGCGACGCCGGATGCGCGCCGAAGTCGGCGTCGGGCCGGACAGCTACCGGCGCACATTCCGAACGGTTACCGTCGGGGCATGA
- a CDS encoding cysteine hydrolase family protein: protein MTETALILIDVQRGFDDAAFWGPRNNPGAEANMKALLDAWQERRLPVVLVHHDSVKPDSPLRPGQPGNDFKPELDGARPDLVFGKKVNSAFLGDVDLDAWLRKRGITSFVLAGIQTNFCCETTARMGGNLGYDVTFALDATFTFDLPEVTADELYRVTAANLANQFATVKSTKDVLAGLS, encoded by the coding sequence ATGACGGAAACGGCACTCATCCTGATCGACGTCCAGCGCGGGTTCGACGACGCGGCCTTCTGGGGCCCGCGCAACAACCCCGGCGCCGAAGCGAACATGAAGGCACTGCTGGACGCGTGGCAGGAGCGGCGGCTGCCCGTCGTGCTCGTGCACCACGACTCCGTGAAGCCGGATTCGCCGCTGCGGCCGGGACAGCCCGGCAACGACTTCAAGCCCGAGCTCGACGGCGCGCGCCCGGACCTGGTGTTCGGCAAGAAGGTCAACTCGGCCTTCCTCGGCGACGTCGACCTCGACGCGTGGCTGCGCAAGCGCGGCATCACGAGCTTCGTCCTGGCGGGGATCCAGACGAACTTCTGCTGCGAGACCACCGCGCGGATGGGTGGAAATCTCGGCTACGACGTGACTTTCGCGCTCGACGCCACGTTCACGTTCGACCTTCCGGAGGTCACGGCCGACGAGCTGTACCGCGTGACGGCGGCGAACCTGGCGAACCAGTTCGCCACCGTCAAGTCCACAAAGGACGTCCTGGCCGGGCTCAGCTGA
- a CDS encoding protein meaA has translation MPYPTDRERDRPWVMRTYAGHSSAAASNELYRRNLAKGQTGLSVAFDLPTQTGYDPDHQLSRGEVGKVGVPVSHIGDMRRLFDGIPLAEANTSMTINAPAMWLLALYVSVAREQAEAEGRDVDEVLAKLTGTTQNDIIKEYLSRGTYIFPPGPSLRLITDMIAWTVHHVPKWNPINICSYHLQEAGATPTQEVAYALCTAIAVLDAVRDSGQVDAADMAKVVARISFFVNAGVRFVEEMSKMRAFTALWDEITRDRYGVTDPKARRLRYGVQVNSLGLTEAQPENNVQRIVLEMLAVSLSRGARARAIQLPAWNEALGLPRPWDQQWALRMQQVLAFETDLLEYEDIFDGSHVIQAKVDEIMTGAREEIARVQDLGGAVAAVESGYMKSQLVTSLAEYRRGMENGERILVGVNKFETTEPSPLQAEGAKAIETIDPAVEKAAVTAIEEWRTGRDNDAVERSLAALKERARTTENLFEATVDCARSGVTTGEWSGALREVFGEYRAPTGVSASAAGNGDPGIERVRERVRATEAELGERLRILVGKPGLDGHSNGAEQVAVRARDVGFEVVYQGIRLTPEQIVAAAVQEGVHVVGLSVLSGSHLEVVPNVVDGLRAAGAGDVPVIVGGIIPPDDAALLTERGIARVFTPKDYELTDIMDGIVSLVRERNGLS, from the coding sequence GTGCCGTACCCAACGGACCGCGAGCGAGACCGACCGTGGGTGATGCGCACGTACGCGGGGCACTCGTCCGCGGCCGCGTCCAACGAGCTCTACCGGCGCAACCTCGCCAAGGGGCAGACCGGGCTCTCGGTGGCGTTCGACCTGCCCACCCAGACCGGCTACGACCCGGACCACCAGCTCTCCCGCGGTGAAGTCGGCAAGGTCGGCGTGCCGGTGTCGCACATCGGCGACATGCGGCGGCTCTTCGACGGCATCCCGCTCGCCGAGGCGAACACGTCGATGACGATCAACGCGCCGGCCATGTGGCTGCTCGCGCTGTACGTCTCCGTGGCGCGCGAGCAGGCCGAAGCCGAGGGCCGGGACGTCGACGAGGTGCTCGCGAAGCTCACCGGCACCACGCAGAACGACATCATCAAGGAGTACCTCTCCCGAGGGACCTACATTTTCCCGCCCGGGCCGAGCCTGCGGCTGATCACCGACATGATCGCGTGGACCGTGCACCACGTGCCGAAGTGGAACCCGATCAACATCTGCAGCTACCACCTGCAGGAAGCCGGGGCGACGCCGACGCAGGAGGTCGCCTACGCGCTGTGCACCGCGATCGCCGTGCTCGACGCCGTCCGCGACTCCGGGCAGGTCGACGCGGCCGACATGGCCAAGGTCGTCGCGCGGATCTCGTTCTTCGTCAACGCCGGCGTCCGGTTCGTCGAGGAGATGTCCAAGATGCGCGCGTTCACCGCGCTCTGGGACGAGATCACGCGGGACCGTTACGGCGTAACGGATCCGAAGGCGCGCCGCCTGCGCTACGGCGTCCAGGTCAACTCGCTGGGCCTCACCGAAGCCCAGCCGGAGAACAACGTCCAGCGGATCGTGCTGGAGATGCTCGCGGTGTCGCTGTCCCGCGGCGCCCGCGCCCGCGCGATCCAGCTGCCCGCCTGGAACGAGGCGCTCGGCCTGCCCCGCCCGTGGGACCAGCAGTGGGCGCTGCGGATGCAGCAGGTGCTCGCGTTCGAGACCGACCTGCTGGAGTACGAGGACATCTTCGACGGCTCGCACGTCATCCAGGCCAAGGTCGACGAGATCATGACCGGCGCGCGCGAGGAGATCGCGCGCGTGCAGGACCTCGGCGGCGCGGTCGCCGCGGTCGAGAGCGGCTACATGAAGTCGCAGCTGGTCACCTCGCTCGCCGAGTACCGGCGCGGGATGGAGAACGGCGAGCGGATCCTGGTCGGGGTCAACAAGTTCGAGACGACCGAGCCGTCGCCGCTGCAGGCCGAGGGCGCGAAGGCGATCGAGACCATCGACCCCGCCGTCGAAAAGGCGGCCGTCACGGCGATCGAGGAGTGGCGTACCGGGCGCGACAACGACGCCGTCGAACGGTCGCTGGCCGCCCTGAAAGAGCGTGCGCGGACGACGGAGAACCTCTTCGAGGCCACTGTGGACTGTGCGCGGTCCGGCGTCACGACCGGCGAGTGGTCCGGCGCGCTGCGCGAGGTGTTCGGCGAGTACCGGGCGCCCACCGGCGTTTCCGCGTCCGCCGCGGGCAACGGCGATCCGGGGATCGAGCGGGTGCGCGAACGCGTCCGCGCCACCGAAGCGGAACTCGGCGAGCGGCTGCGGATCCTGGTCGGCAAGCCCGGCCTCGACGGGCACTCCAACGGCGCCGAGCAGGTCGCCGTCCGGGCGCGCGATGTCGGCTTCGAGGTCGTCTACCAGGGCATCCGGCTGACGCCCGAGCAGATCGTCGCGGCCGCGGTGCAGGAGGGCGTGCACGTCGTCGGGCTGTCCGTGCTGTCCGGCTCGCACCTGGAGGTCGTCCCGAACGTCGTCGACGGCCTGCGCGCCGCGGGTGCGGGTGACGTGCCGGTGATCGTCGGCGGGATCATCCCGCCGGACGACGCCGCGCTGCTCACCGAGCGCGGCATCGCCCGGGTGTTCACGCCCAAGGACTACGAGCTGACCGACATCATGGACGGCATCGTCTCGCTGGTCCGGGAGCGCAACGGGCTCAGCTGA
- a CDS encoding PH domain-containing protein, with protein sequence MLWAGEPVQRPLYVAADGVLAPAGLVVTAASLWFLLIQQPTGGTTVAAVVVLALGLYGALGRSVVRYLALGRTTYAVTDSRIIARSGLFRQKERASELAGLPAPVLKPGPSRTGTISFGTPGAVTLIGVGEPKRVRDLLTRAIDEAKARQAPPESGNPAA encoded by the coding sequence GTGCTCTGGGCGGGAGAACCGGTCCAGCGCCCGCTCTACGTCGCCGCGGACGGGGTGCTCGCCCCTGCCGGACTCGTCGTCACCGCCGCCTCGCTCTGGTTCCTGCTCATCCAGCAGCCGACGGGCGGCACCACGGTCGCGGCCGTGGTCGTGCTGGCTCTCGGTCTCTACGGCGCGCTCGGCCGCTCGGTCGTGCGCTACCTCGCGCTCGGCCGCACGACGTACGCGGTGACGGACAGCCGGATCATCGCGCGCTCCGGCCTGTTCCGGCAGAAGGAACGCGCCAGCGAACTGGCCGGCCTGCCGGCACCGGTCCTCAAGCCCGGCCCGTCGCGCACCGGCACGATCTCCTTCGGCACGCCCGGCGCGGTGACGCTGATCGGCGTCGGCGAGCCGAAGCGCGTGCGTGACCTGCTGACCAGGGCCATCGACGAGGCGAAGGCCCGCCAGGCCCCGCCGGAATCGGGCAATCCGGCCGCCTGA
- a CDS encoding LysE family translocator — protein sequence MTWSSYGSYLVIVVLIVLAPGPDTMVMLKNALSGGFRGGLLASLGIFTGNAVQGSAAALGLGVLIARSQPVFLALKWAGAAYLVFLGFQALRGAWRGDYGVVEQAQRRKGGGFRRFREGFLSNITNPKVLVLYLSVLPQFLDPARTTTWDALALAYTVAVLGVVWLLVLLAFVHRVRAWLERRRVRRTLDGVTGTALLGFGAALALES from the coding sequence GTGACGTGGAGTTCGTACGGGAGTTACCTGGTCATCGTGGTCCTGATCGTGCTCGCGCCGGGACCCGACACGATGGTGATGCTGAAGAACGCGCTGTCCGGCGGGTTCCGGGGCGGGCTGCTCGCGTCGCTCGGCATCTTCACCGGCAACGCCGTGCAGGGCAGCGCCGCGGCGCTGGGGCTCGGCGTCCTCATCGCGCGGTCGCAGCCGGTGTTCCTCGCGCTGAAGTGGGCCGGCGCGGCCTACCTCGTCTTCCTCGGGTTCCAGGCGCTGCGCGGGGCGTGGCGCGGCGACTACGGCGTCGTCGAGCAGGCGCAGCGCCGCAAGGGCGGCGGGTTCCGGCGGTTCCGCGAAGGGTTCCTCTCCAACATCACCAACCCGAAGGTGCTGGTGCTGTACCTGTCGGTGCTCCCCCAGTTCCTCGACCCCGCGCGCACGACGACGTGGGACGCGCTGGCGCTGGCCTACACCGTCGCCGTGCTCGGCGTGGTGTGGCTGCTGGTGCTGCTGGCGTTCGTGCACCGCGTGCGCGCGTGGCTCGAACGCCGCCGGGTGCGCCGCACGCTGGACGGTGTCACCGGCACCGCGCTGCTCGGCTTCGGTGCCGCCCTCGCACTGGAGTCCTGA
- a CDS encoding LysE family translocator — protein MSLSTYAGFAAMMAFLAMMPGPDTMVVLKNALTGGARGGAWACAGITAANFLQGTAAALGLGAVLTRSQPVFETVKWLGAAYLVFLGVQALRGAWRGDYTALDDVRRARASRGRRFREGFLSNITNPKVIVLYLSVLPQFLTPSSTFADSLLLAYTVAALGLVWQVLLLFFVHRVRGWLQRRRVRRVLDGVTGTALLGFGAALALES, from the coding sequence ATGTCACTGAGCACATACGCGGGGTTCGCCGCGATGATGGCGTTCCTGGCGATGATGCCGGGGCCGGACACGATGGTCGTGCTGAAGAACGCGCTGACGGGCGGCGCCCGCGGCGGCGCGTGGGCGTGCGCGGGCATCACGGCCGCGAACTTCCTCCAGGGCACGGCGGCGGCCCTCGGCCTCGGCGCGGTGCTCACGCGCTCCCAGCCGGTGTTCGAGACGGTGAAGTGGCTCGGCGCGGCCTACCTGGTCTTCCTGGGCGTCCAGGCCCTGCGCGGAGCTTGGCGTGGCGACTACACGGCACTGGACGACGTCCGCCGCGCCCGCGCCTCCCGCGGCCGTCGGTTCCGCGAAGGGTTCCTCTCCAACATCACCAACCCCAAGGTGATCGTGCTGTACCTGTCGGTGCTGCCGCAGTTCCTGACCCCGTCGTCGACCTTCGCCGATTCCCTGCTGCTGGCCTACACGGTCGCGGCGCTGGGACTGGTGTGGCAGGTGCTGCTGCTGTTCTTCGTGCACCGCGTCCGCGGCTGGCTGCAGCGCCGGCGGGTCCGCCGCGTGCTGGACGGCGTGACCGGGACGGCCCTCCTGGGCTTCGGCGCGGCCCTCGCCCTGGAGTCCTGA
- a CDS encoding alpha/beta hydrolase family protein — MKQLMFEEDAQFWFESLRLFGHAAYGGSDFGEVLAAASTVKPGDYDSWHDAYRGLADRLYAEAADARPVTARDLLLRASTYYFSAEFFLHGDPADPRIAAAYDRSVECFRRAAVAEPVEIPYEGTVLRGYFYRAPGEGPKPVLLMHNGFDGSAEECHYLGAAGGAERGYHVLTFDGPGQPSAIRHEDLVFRPDWEHVVTPVVDFVLGLDGVDPDRVALLGVSLGGMLAPRAAAFEPRLAAVVAVDGVYDAGAAVVGFLPWDRAEIVRRADAAEDPEFDAMLAAGREASPTLRWACDHGRYVLGAATDREFVAKYLEYTLEDGVAEKITCPVLVCEAADDLFFGGEEETEPRRLYAHLNAPKTLLTFTAEEGADAHCHVGAQRLATGRVYDWLDRTL; from the coding sequence ATGAAGCAGCTCATGTTCGAAGAAGACGCCCAGTTCTGGTTCGAGAGCCTGCGCCTGTTCGGCCACGCGGCCTACGGCGGCTCGGACTTCGGCGAGGTCCTCGCGGCGGCGTCGACCGTGAAGCCGGGCGACTACGACAGCTGGCACGACGCCTACCGCGGCCTGGCCGACCGCCTGTACGCCGAAGCGGCCGACGCGCGCCCGGTGACCGCGCGCGACCTGCTGCTGCGCGCGTCGACGTACTACTTCTCGGCTGAGTTCTTCCTCCACGGCGACCCGGCCGACCCGCGCATCGCGGCGGCCTACGACCGCAGCGTCGAGTGCTTCCGGCGCGCCGCCGTCGCCGAGCCGGTCGAAATCCCTTACGAGGGAACGGTTCTGCGCGGCTACTTCTACCGCGCGCCGGGCGAGGGCCCGAAGCCGGTGCTGCTGATGCACAACGGTTTCGACGGCAGCGCCGAGGAATGCCACTACCTGGGCGCGGCCGGCGGCGCCGAGCGCGGCTACCACGTGCTGACGTTCGACGGCCCGGGGCAGCCGAGCGCGATCCGGCACGAGGACCTGGTGTTCCGGCCGGACTGGGAGCACGTCGTCACGCCGGTGGTGGACTTCGTCCTCGGCCTCGACGGCGTCGACCCGGACCGCGTCGCACTGCTCGGCGTCAGCCTCGGCGGCATGCTGGCCCCGCGCGCGGCGGCGTTCGAGCCTCGCCTGGCGGCGGTTGTCGCGGTGGACGGCGTGTACGACGCCGGCGCGGCGGTCGTCGGGTTCCTGCCCTGGGACCGCGCGGAGATCGTCCGCCGGGCCGACGCCGCCGAGGACCCGGAGTTCGACGCGATGCTCGCCGCGGGCCGCGAGGCGAGCCCGACCCTGCGCTGGGCGTGCGACCACGGCCGCTACGTCCTGGGCGCGGCCACCGACCGCGAGTTCGTCGCGAAGTACCTGGAGTACACGCTGGAGGACGGCGTCGCGGAGAAGATCACGTGCCCGGTGCTGGTCTGCGAAGCGGCGGACGACCTGTTCTTCGGCGGGGAGGAGGAAACCGAGCCCCGCCGGCTGTACGCGCACCTGAACGCGCCGAAGACGCTGCTGACGTTCACCGCGGAGGAGGGCGCGGACGCCCACTGCCACGTCGGCGCCCAGCGCCTCGCGACCGGCCGCGTCTACGACTGGCTGGACCGCACGCTTTAG